DNA from Thioclava sp. GXIMD2076:
GCGCGGACTGTGCAACAGGGCGAGACACTTCTGATCCCGCCCCTTGCCTGTTATCCGCAAACTCGCACTGCAAAACAGCGCGATAAGGCCTAGGCCTTATAGTGGCGCGCGCCAAAAATGGCCGAGCCGACGCGCACATGGGTCGCCCCTGCGGCAATCGCCTCTTCGAAATCCGATGACATGCCCATCGACAGGCCCCACAGCCCGTTGCGGCGCGCCATCTCGGCCAGTGCATCGAAATGCGGGCGGGCGGGCTCGCCCTCGGGCGGGATACACATCAGCCCCTGCACGGGGAGGTCCATCGCGATCAGATCCTTGATGAACCCGTCCAGATCCTCGGGCAGGATACCGGCCTTTTGCGGCTCGCGCCCCGTATTCACCTGCACGAAAAGATCGGGCGTCTGGCCACGCTCTTGCGCCAGACCGGCGAGCTTTTTCGCCAGCGACATGCGGTCCACCGAATGGATCGCCTCGAACAGCTCCACCGCCAGTTTCGCCTTGTTCGATTGCAGCGGGCCGATCATTTCCACCCGCACATCGGGATAGGCCTCGCGCCATGCCGGCCATTTGCCCTGCGCTTCCTGAACGTAATTCTCGCCAAACAGACGATGGCCCTGTTCCAGCACTGCCTCGACGCGCTCTGGCGGCTGGACCTTGGACACCGCGATCAGCTCGGCCGAGCCAAGCGCGCGGCCTGCGCGTTTCTCTGCGGTGGCGATCCGCTCGATAATCTCTTCAAGCCCCATGATCTTGCCCTTTCCCGGATAGGTTCGGGGGCAAAACACCATGTGCAGCGCCAAAAGGCAAAGCCCAAATGCAAAAGAGCGGGCACAAGGCCCGCTCTTCCGTAGTCCGGTTCAGATCCTGAAAGGATTAGAACGAGAACTTCATGCCGAGGTCGGCGATCATGTCGGTGTCTTTGAGGTCGGAGTCAGCGATACCGCCTTTAACCGACAGGCCACCGCCCAGATCGTAGGAAGCGCCAACGCCGTACCAAACAGCGTTGTCAGCTGCGGTGTCGCCTGCGAAGGTGTCGCCGTCGAGGTCGGTGTACTGAACGTAGCCGCCGAAGGTCCATGCATCCATGGTGTAGTCAGCGCCGATGCCGAAGTTGTTGTCCAGCGTCGAGTCTTGCGTACCGGTTGCGTAGAAGACTTTCACGTTGGTCGCGCCGAGAGCGGCAACCATTGCGAGGTCAACTTGGCCAGCGTCAACACCGGTGTCGCCGCCGTCGATATACTCGTAGCCTGCGCCGAAGGTGTAGTTGGTCCAGGTGTACGCACCAGCGATTGCCATCTCTTGGCCATCAACCGGAGCGGAGGGGTTGGTGCCGTCCGAGAACGATGCTGCCAGCGAGACCGGGCCGGTCGAGTAGGTGTACAGCAGTTCCGGGTTGTCGTTTTCGGTGAAGTTCGCGCTGTCGCCGGTCAGGTAACCGATGTCGTTGCCGCCGTTACCGTCGAGGTCGGTGTAGCCAACTTCGTAGAAGTCGCCGAACAGAGCTTCCGGTGCGCCAACAACGTCACCCATTTCAACGCGGCCGAAGGCGCCCGAAACGAAGACCGAACCAGCTGCGCCTTGCGAAGCCGAACCACCCTTTTCGTCTTCTTGGTCAACGCGGAATGCGCCGCCGAAGGCCAGACCCGAGTCGGATTCGCCCGACAGGGTGAATTTCACACGAGCGCGCGAGTTGAAGTTTGCGTTGTCGCCGTCATAGACAACACCCATACGGCCGTCGCCCGAAAGCGAAACTTCTGCTGCTGCGACGCCTGCGGACAGGACCAGAGCGGTCGTCGCGAAGAGAACCTTTTTCATCGTTTTCCCTCATTGTCTCTAAGGTCAATCCCAACTCAGGGAAATCCGAATTGGGTATGCAGTCTTTTCGCCTCCCCCAGTCCGCATTGCAACGAAAAGCAAAGCCCCGTGAGCACAGGCACATTTTCGTGGTGCACTCTTGCCACACCCCGTTTGCGAGCCATCGGGCGGATCCCCGCCGCGGGAC
Protein-coding regions in this window:
- a CDS encoding porin, with the translated sequence MKKVLFATTALVLSAGVAAAEVSLSGDGRMGVVYDGDNANFNSRARVKFTLSGESDSGLAFGGAFRVDQEDEKGGSASQGAAGSVFVSGAFGRVEMGDVVGAPEALFGDFYEVGYTDLDGNGGNDIGYLTGDSANFTENDNPELLYTYSTGPVSLAASFSDGTNPSAPVDGQEMAIAGAYTWTNYTFGAGYEYIDGGDTGVDAGQVDLAMVAALGATNVKVFYATGTQDSTLDNNFGIGADYTMDAWTFGGYVQYTDLDGDTFAGDTAADNAVWYGVGASYDLGGGLSVKGGIADSDLKDTDMIADLGMKFSF
- a CDS encoding YggS family pyridoxal phosphate-dependent enzyme produces the protein MGLEEIIERIATAEKRAGRALGSAELIAVSKVQPPERVEAVLEQGHRLFGENYVQEAQGKWPAWREAYPDVRVEMIGPLQSNKAKLAVELFEAIHSVDRMSLAKKLAGLAQERGQTPDLFVQVNTGREPQKAGILPEDLDGFIKDLIAMDLPVQGLMCIPPEGEPARPHFDALAEMARRNGLWGLSMGMSSDFEEAIAAGATHVRVGSAIFGARHYKA